A window of Dromiciops gliroides isolate mDroGli1 chromosome X, mDroGli1.pri, whole genome shotgun sequence contains these coding sequences:
- the SRPK3 gene encoding SRSF protein kinase 3 — protein sequence MSSSSSSSDSSHLVCGNEFSDLEVRAGRVVPPVVLEGLLGSDDEEQEDPTDYCRGGYYPVKIGDLFNGRYHVVRKLGWGHFSTVWLCWDIQRKRFVALKVVKSAVHYTETAVDEIKLLKCVRDSDPSDPKRETVVQLIDDFRISGINGVHVCMVLEVLGHQLLKWIIKSNYQGLPLPCVKSIMRQVLQGLDYLHTKCKIIHTDIKPENILLCVGEVYIRRLAAEATLWQQSGAPPVSGNTVSSAPQQITNGKLSKNKKKKMKRKQKRQKQLLEERLRDLQRLEDLEGERGLEGLLAPPPQPPDADSDEAVGATHTNSQLGESSGTTFAEASGGSLACSPQSLTSSSGCHPWGDGGASPASSSPPRGQRTGNRGFSPDSQTSGFSGSLFSPTSGSTLSGFSNRQEKGGLFSLNRSFNASDFLVNPLEPQNADKIKIKIADLGNACWVHKHFTEDIQTRQYRAIEVLIGAEYGTPADIWSTACMAFELATGDYLFEPHSGETYTRDEDHIAHIVELLGDIPPAFALSGRYSREYFTRRGELRHIKNLKHWGLYEVLMEKYEWSLEQATQFTDFLLPMMEYIPQRRATAAQCLQHPWLNS from the exons ATGAGctcaagcagcagcagcagcgacaG CTCACATCTTGTGTGCGGCAACGAGTTCTCTGACCTGGAGGTGAGAGCTGGTCGCGTGGTACCCCCTGTAGTGCTGGAAGGCCTTCTAGGCTCTGATGACGAGGAACAAGAAGACCCCACCGATTACTGCAGGG GTGGTTATTACCCAGTGAAGATCGGAGACCTGTTCAATGGAAGATACCACGTGGTTCGAAAGCTGGGGTGGGGTCACTTCTCTACTGTCTGGCTCTGCTGGGATATCCA ACGGAAGCGGTTTGTGGCCCTGAAGGTGGTTAAGAGTGCTGTCCATTACACCGAAACTGCTGTGGATGAGATCAAATTGCTAAAATGT GTCCGGGACAGCGATCCCAGTGACCCCAAAAGAGAGACTGTGGTGCAACTCATCGATGACTTCAGAATCTCAGGGATCAATGGTGTCC ATGTGTGCATGGTATTGGAAGTTCTGGGCCACCAGCTCCTCAAATGGATCATCAAATCTAACTACCAGGGCCTGCCTCTCCCCTGTGTGAAGAGCATCATGCGGCAG GTGCTGCAGGGCCTGGATTACCTCCACACCAAATGTAAGATCATTCACACCGACATCAAGCCGGAGAACATTCTTCTGTGTGTGGGTGAGGTCTACATCCGTAGGCTGGCAGCAGAGGCCACGCTGTGGCAGCAGTCAGGGGCCCCACCTGTCTCTGGCAACACTG TGAGCTCTGCACCCCAGCAGATCACG AATGGGAAGCTGTctaagaacaagaagaagaagatgaaacgGAAGCAGAAGCGGCAGAAGCAGCTTCTAGAGGAGAGGCTTCGGGACCTTCAGCGCCTGGAGGACCTAGAGGGTGAGAGGGGCTTGGAAGGCCTGCTGGCCCCACCACCGCAGCCACCCGACGCGGACTCAGATGAAGCCGTCGGGGCCACAC ACACCAACTCACAGCTGGGCGAAAGCAGCGGGACCACCTTTGCTGAGGCCTCTGGCGGCAGCCTGGCATGCAGTCCCCAGAGCCTGACCTCCTCTTCGGGCTGTCACCCATGGGGAGACGGAGGGGCCTCCCCGgcctcttcctccccaccacGGGGACAGCGCACAGGCAACCGAGGCTTCAGCCCTGACTCGCAGACTTCTGGATTCTCGGGCTCTCTGTTCTCCCCCACCTCGGGCTCCACCCTCTCAGGCTTTTCGAACCGTCAGGAGAAGGGGGGACTTTTCTCCCTCAACA GATCATTCAATGCCTCAGACTTCCTGGTGAACCCTCTGGAGCCACAGAATGCAGACAAGATCAAGATTAAAATCGCTGATCTCGGCAACGCTTGCTGGGTG CACAAGCACTTTACGGAGGACATACAGACTAGACAGTACCGGGCGATCGAGGTGCTCATTGGAGCTGAATATGGCACTCCTGCTGACATCTGGAGCACTGCCTGCATG GCTTTTGAGCTGGCCACAGGAGACTACCTGTTTGAGCCACACTCTGGAGAAACCTACACAAGAGATGAAG ATCACATCGCCCACATTGTGGAACTCCTTGGAGACATCCCTCCAGCCTTTGCCCTCTCTGGCCGCTATTCACGGGAATACTTCACTAGACGAG GTGAGCTCCGTCACATTAAAAACCTCAAGCATTGGGGCCTGTATGAAGTCCTCATGGAGAAATACGAGTGGTCACTGGAGCAGGCCACACAGTTCACAGACTTCCTGTTGCCCATGATGGAGTATATTCCCCAAAGGCGGGCCACAGCTGCTCAGTGCCTCCAGCACCCCTGGCTTAACTCCTAA